The following DNA comes from Erigeron canadensis isolate Cc75 chromosome 3, C_canadensis_v1, whole genome shotgun sequence.
GTCAAACGTTGACCAATAACCGGTTCCAGTCAACATTGACTGGAATCGTTTCTCCAAAAACCGGATTTTGGCCACGTCTACCTTTGAACAATTCATATCCAAGCTAAGAAAATGAACCCTATATATACCAATCATGTTGAGTATATTTTATTATTCGTGCTGACTTattgattatgaaatttatatgtgTATCACAACAATCATCATTTTACCCACAAAAAGTAAATATTAGATGGAAAGCAAATAAAGGTTTTATTTACTCAACTCATTTGAAAACGAGTTTTTAATCTGATAAAATATTATGTGATTAGTATTTTAGAATGTAAACAGCTTTACACGAATTGTTATAGTGTGTATCAAACTTCAATCTcatgcattgtatgtaatgaactttcaaatcttgtgcattgtatgtatctgAGTATATATGACAATCATATAAgctgtcacttgtaagtttttgattggtcaaatacatacaatgcatagagtttgaaagttcattacatacaatacacgagattgaagttcgatacacactttaacaattcgtgtaaagttgtttacatatggATGTACTAATCCTTATTATTTTTGTCACTTCAAAGTTGAAAGATGTAGTTTAAGAATTTGCCTTGCAATAAATATAGTATCAAATAATAGTGTAATTGAATTGAGTCAGATAAAACTTGAAACTCCCAAAATATGACATATAAGTAATAATCATTATGCAGTTCATGTAGtgaattattttgtttaaagaagtttattttttaaaagtgccCCAAAAAACCCTCTAAAAAGCCTCCATCAAACACACATAATGTTTAAGTTTGACCTTTGACtaagtttatattgatttagcATAAGGTCAAGCTTAGACATTAAGTGTGTTTGATGGAGGCTTTTTAGAGGTTTTTTtagaacatttttaaaaaataaacttctttaaacaaaataattcaCTACATGAACTGCAAAATAATTATTACTTATGTGTCACATTTTGGGGAGTTTCAAGTTTTATCTGACTCAATTCAATTACACTATTATTTGATACTATATTTATTGCAAGACAAATTCTTAAACTACATCTTTCAACTTTGAAGTgacaaaattaaaagtcaagattcaatgatcatcattgaatcttagcctttaattttaattcaaaagccATAATTCTTCTAACTTGAAAAAATCCTTATCCTGTTACAAGTCGATCTTTTAATTAGTCACAAGTAGGCTCGCTGGATTACAGGTCGTtgtcttaaaaaataaaaattataaaccgTTACACAAATTATTCCAAGAAGTCATGCGTTACGTGTTAACTCTTAGCAAAATTGGACCCACTTCTTCAACCCCCAAAACCAAACCCTACTTCaaattttgacatttttgaCTTGAAAAAACTTTCCTAATTAACAGGCAAGTCTACCAGTCCCCCCCATTATCTACCATTTCTTTcaataaattaatcatttatattttgatttaaattCTACTTTTAAAGCAATCAAAACCCCCATAAGCCTTTACTTTCCAAGGTACATGATCCAACACACACTTAgcccctttatatatatatctatctatatatttgtGGTGGGGTTTTTGTAAAACTGATCTAGATCTTGTTATTTTTCTGATATTTGTATAAAGTTTGaaccttttttcatttttgtgaaAAACCCAGAtggctgatgatgatgataaacaAGTGATTGAAGAGAAAAAGAGTGATGATAAAAGcaagaaaaacaagaagaaaagaggGATATTTTCAAGAATATGGAATGCAGTGTTTAGATTAAGAAGTGGAGATGATTTTGAAAAAAGATTGCAATTTATATCTAAAGAAGAAGCTACTCTTCTTTCTAGAATCAAAAGAAGATCTTTGAGATGGAGAATTACTGCTAGGAATTTgatcatcttttcttttcttcttgaggtaattttatatatatatatatatatgtgtgatatTTGTTTTAGTTACAGAGTACAGTGTAAGAAAAGTGTAATTGTTACAGCTCAATTATAACTGAAATGAGAGTGTTGCCTTTTTATCATATACATAATGCTTGTTGGAGTTTTGAGATATTGATCAGTATTATTATAGTTAGCAGCTACAGTTTTAGGAAAAGAGTATTTATTACAGCttgaaatatatttataatcatCACATACATAGTGCTTGTTTGCGTTTTTTGATATTGATGTCATTTAGGGGTAATATTGGAGACTTGATCGATTTTATTAGTCAGTGCAGAATGAGTTTGGGACAGTTTTTAGTATTAGTTTCTGTACTAACCTAATAAtgtttgatttccttgatgaaCTTGAATCTTTGATCTATATGTGTGCAAGATAGTTTTAACAGCTGaattttttgttgtttctttgcgagtagatgtatatatatatatatatatttgtatgatgATTATGTATTTAAGGGTGTGGTATTAGTGCACGTGTACAAGTGTGGTGGTGGATTACCTCGTGCATAGGTGGTTTTAGAAATTTGGGGCATTTGGAAAGTAGAGGAACGTGATTTATTAGATTAAAAAAGTTTTGGTCAAGGTTGATCAGCTATTTAGGTGGCCATTAAGCGGACTGCCAAGGGTGGTTTATCTATCTCTTTCACGAAGGCCTAAGGTGGTTTTTCATTGGTCAGTTGGTGCTGCCAGAAAATAAGAAGTTTATGAGTGAGACCGTGATTCCCGTTGTGTTGCAAGTAGAATTGATTGTTTTTGGTGATAACTTACTCGTGTGTCTATGTTTTAAGTAATTGGCTAGTCGTACTTGAAGTTATGTAGCTATTATAATTTTCTCAACTGGATATGTTGCTTTACGCAAGAGAGTAGACAGTTAACCATTATGCATTGGTAGTTTTGTTTAGTGGTAGTAGAAAGTATACTTGAGGCAATGAAGTCCTTTACTCTTGAGACATGCTCGTGCTGGACCTTGTGCAAATACACCTTCTGTTTGAGTCACATTTACTGGTGTTTTGTGAATCATTTGGTATTCGTTCTGCTCACattatattaaatacatatagcATGATCGTTGATCTAAGGATGAGGTATTTACAAATGTAATTGTAATTGAAGTTCATTTAGTCAATATATCTTTCTCAAGTAGATATGTTACTTATGcaagataataaaataataaataggtATCGATTGGATTATTGTAGTTTGGTATGTAATAGGTTCAGCATATATATAGTTGAGGGAATGAAGCTGTTGAGACATGCTCTGTTGGGCCTGTATGCGAGCATGTATGTGTCTGTGGTGTGTGCATTTTTATATGTTAATCTGGGTTACAAGAGCGTTTATGTATAGTTATGTAGTTATCACTTCATAGAGTATGTTTAAGACTCTAGATATGCTGTTCTAACAAAAAGAACAGAAAGAAATGTATGTTTTGTAATGATGCCATCCTAAAACATAAGTTTTGATGTTTTGTTACAGGTTGTTGCAGTGGGTTACGCTATAGTGACAACAAGAACAGTGGACTTGGACTGGAGAATGAGATCATTACGAGTCTTGCCCATGTTTCTTTTGCCTGCTTTATCATTCGCTTTGTATTATGGACTTTCAAGCTTCACAAAATACTGTAAGTCTACATACATGTATTTACTTTCTCAACTCTTTCAGGTCTGCATTATTCATCTTGAAGTTTATGTTTATTTGTCAATTATCAACCTGCTCTCTTTGCTGTAGTTTTAAAACTCTCATAGTTGTAGTAAATAGTGACTTTTGATGTGCTTTCATGTAGGTGATCACAGGGATCAGAAAACATTAGAGAAACTTCGGGCCGAAAGGCAAGCAAAAATTGACGAGCTTAAAGAGAGAACTAATTACTACATTACTCAGCAACTTATTCAGGTACAATTTGAAGTCACAAAGCATTATCAATTTGACAATTTGATACAAGTATTTTGCTTATATCCGACACAATGTGCAGAAATATGACCCCGACCCTGCTGCAAAAGCAGCTGCTGCGTCTGTTCTTGCATCCAAATTGGGTGCTGATTCAGGTCTGAAAGTATATCTTGGAGATGAGTCACAATCAAATCAATATGCTGCAGGAAAGAGCAGTGATGTTGAGGTACAACAATCTACAGGTGGTCTTCGGAAACGAAACCAATCAACCTCTAGATCACCTAGAAGCAATGCAGCACCCCTTACTGATCAAAATGAGGCTGCTGAGATTTCTCAACATAGTCAACTCGTTGTTGACCATCACAATCCTACTGCTTCAGGAGGTCAAGATGGTGGTTGGGTTGCTCGAATTGCCGCCTTGCTTGTGGGTGAGGACCCGACACAATCTTATGCACTTATATGTGGGAATTGCCATATGCATAATGGTGAGTAGATTTCTATTTCATGGTGTTTTGTATTTGCTTCTAGAACTGATTCTGATTATTACGATCTATATTAAAATCTCGGGTTATGCTTCTGGTTATTATAGCTGATCATCTGGGTAGATTATCACTTTTGAAACAAACACCCAAATACCCACTaatttcattatatattgaagAATGTATTAGTCTCGACTCTCGAGGCAAAGGATGAGCCGGTGTAATGAcgtggatttttttttttttgcatctACTTGTTTACAGGACTTGCAAGAAAGGAGGAGTTC
Coding sequences within:
- the LOC122591288 gene encoding uncharacterized protein At2g24330-like translates to MADDDDKQVIEEKKSDDKSKKNKKKRGIFSRIWNAVFRLRSGDDFEKRLQFISKEEATLLSRIKRRSLRWRITARNLIIFSFLLEVVAVGYAIVTTRTVDLDWRMRSLRVLPMFLLPALSFALYYGLSSFTKYCDHRDQKTLEKLRAERQAKIDELKERTNYYITQQLIQKYDPDPAAKAAAASVLASKLGADSGLKVYLGDESQSNQYAAGKSSDVEVQQSTGGLRKRNQSTSRSPRSNAAPLTDQNEAAEISQHSQLVVDHHNPTASGGQDGGWVARIAALLVGEDPTQSYALICGNCHMHNGLARKEEFPFITYYCPHCHALNKPKNSAPPSDTMSPVSDSPNIGITDAKKIEQINELVGEKVSAAASSPVAAPVVKEKETSDEQVAEDLASH